From a region of the Salvelinus alpinus chromosome 2, SLU_Salpinus.1, whole genome shotgun sequence genome:
- the LOC139548730 gene encoding zinc finger protein ZFP2-like isoform X1: MPHSSSLKLNPVPAEEEGICWMEKEALAKEEEEKEAVTIQKQVEVKEEKDVSVKEEDTRERRDYSGSSGGSQQPHDADEAEKSLSTSKHLKKHQQRPTGKKSQFCSDCGKGCTCSSELKIHQRTHTGEKPYSCDQCGKSFTISSSLTSHQRTHTGEKPYSCDQCGRSFTTSSSLTIHQRTHTGEKPYSCDQCGMSFTASSSLTVHQRTHTGEKPYTCDQCGKSFTISSSLTVHQRTHTGEKPYTCDQCGMSFTTSSHLNRHQRTHTGEKPYICDQCGKSLTTSSHLTVHQRTHTGEKPYTCNQCGKSFTQHTSLIVHQRTHTGEKPYTCNQCGKSFTQHTGLIVHQRTHTGENQRTHTGEKSYSCDQCRKRFARSIYLTFHQRTHTLEKYFVCDQCGKRFTRFRYLTIHQRTHTGDKPYSCDQCGKSFSTSGCLTEHQRTHTGQKPYSCNV; the protein is encoded by the exons ATGCCTCATAGCTCCAGTCTCAAACTTAACCCCGTTCCTGCTGAAGAAGAGGGGATCTGCTGgatggagaaagaagctctcgcgaaagaggaggaggaaaaggaggctgttacaatacaaaaacaagtagaag tgaaagaagagaaagacgtttcagttaaAGAGGAGGacacta gagagagacgtgactatagtggatcctctggggggtctcaacaacctcatgatgctgacgaggcagagaagagtctctccacatcaaaacacctcaagaaacaccagcagagacccacagggaagaaatctcagttctgctctgactgtgggaaaggttgcacatgttcatcagaacttaaaatacaccagagaacacacacaggagagaaaccttatagctgtgatcaatgtgggaagagttttactatatCTAGCTCCCTGACTTCACACCagcgaacacacacaggagagaaaccttatagctgtgatcaatgtgggaggagttttactacatcaagctctctgactatacaccagagaacacacacaggagagaaaccttatagctgtgatcaatgtgggatgagttttacggcatctagctctctgactgtacaccagagaacacacacaggagagaaaccttatacctgtgatcaatgtgggaagagttttactatatCTAGCTCTCTGACTGtgcatcagagaacacacacaggagagaagccttatacctgtgatcaatgtggcatgagttttactacatctagccatctgaatcgacatcagagaacacacacaggcgagaaaccttatatctgtgatcaatgtgggaagagtttaactacatctagccatctgactgtacaccagagaacacacacaggagagaagccttatacctgtaatcaatgtggaaagagttttactcagcaTACCAGCCTGATAGTACACCagcggacacacacaggagagaaaccttatacctgtaatcaatgtggaaagagttttactcagcaTACCGGCCTGatagtacaccagagaacacacacaggggagaaccagagaacacacacaggggagaaatcttatagctgtgatcaatgtaggAAAAGATTTGCCAGATCTATCTATCTAACTTtccaccagagaacacacacattaGAGAAATATTTTGTCTGTgaccaatgtgggaagagatttacCAGATTTcgctatctaactatacaccagagaacacacacaggagataaaccatatagctgtgatcaatgtgggaagagttttagtacATCTGGCTGTCTGacagaacaccagagaacacacacaggacagaaaccttatagctgtaatgTATAG
- the LOC139548730 gene encoding zinc finger protein ZFP2-like isoform X3: MPHSSSLKLNPVPAEEEGICWMEKEALAKEEEEKEAVTIQKQVEGERRDYSGSSGGSQQPHDADEAEKSLSTSKHLKKHQQRPTGKKSQFCSDCGKGCTCSSELKIHQRTHTGEKPYSCDQCGKSFTISSSLTSHQRTHTGEKPYSCDQCGRSFTTSSSLTIHQRTHTGEKPYSCDQCGMSFTASSSLTVHQRTHTGEKPYTCDQCGKSFTISSSLTVHQRTHTGEKPYTCDQCGMSFTTSSHLNRHQRTHTGEKPYICDQCGKSLTTSSHLTVHQRTHTGEKPYTCNQCGKSFTQHTSLIVHQRTHTGEKPYTCNQCGKSFTQHTGLIVHQRTHTGENQRTHTGEKSYSCDQCRKRFARSIYLTFHQRTHTLEKYFVCDQCGKRFTRFRYLTIHQRTHTGDKPYSCDQCGKSFSTSGCLTEHQRTHTGQKPYSCNV; the protein is encoded by the exons ATGCCTCATAGCTCCAGTCTCAAACTTAACCCCGTTCCTGCTGAAGAAGAGGGGATCTGCTGgatggagaaagaagctctcgcgaaagaggaggaggaaaaggaggctgttacaatacaaaaacaagtagaag gagagagacgtgactatagtggatcctctggggggtctcaacaacctcatgatgctgacgaggcagagaagagtctctccacatcaaaacacctcaagaaacaccagcagagacccacagggaagaaatctcagttctgctctgactgtgggaaaggttgcacatgttcatcagaacttaaaatacaccagagaacacacacaggagagaaaccttatagctgtgatcaatgtgggaagagttttactatatCTAGCTCCCTGACTTCACACCagcgaacacacacaggagagaaaccttatagctgtgatcaatgtgggaggagttttactacatcaagctctctgactatacaccagagaacacacacaggagagaaaccttatagctgtgatcaatgtgggatgagttttacggcatctagctctctgactgtacaccagagaacacacacaggagagaaaccttatacctgtgatcaatgtgggaagagttttactatatCTAGCTCTCTGACTGtgcatcagagaacacacacaggagagaagccttatacctgtgatcaatgtggcatgagttttactacatctagccatctgaatcgacatcagagaacacacacaggcgagaaaccttatatctgtgatcaatgtgggaagagtttaactacatctagccatctgactgtacaccagagaacacacacaggagagaagccttatacctgtaatcaatgtggaaagagttttactcagcaTACCAGCCTGATAGTACACCagcggacacacacaggagagaaaccttatacctgtaatcaatgtggaaagagttttactcagcaTACCGGCCTGatagtacaccagagaacacacacaggggagaaccagagaacacacacaggggagaaatcttatagctgtgatcaatgtaggAAAAGATTTGCCAGATCTATCTATCTAACTTtccaccagagaacacacacattaGAGAAATATTTTGTCTGTgaccaatgtgggaagagatttacCAGATTTcgctatctaactatacaccagagaacacacacaggagataaaccatatagctgtgatcaatgtgggaagagttttagtacATCTGGCTGTCTGacagaacaccagagaacacacacaggacagaaaccttatagctgtaatgTATAG
- the LOC139548730 gene encoding zinc finger protein ZFP2-like isoform X2 yields the protein MPHSSSLKLNPVPAEEEEEEKEAVTIQKQVEVKEEKDVSVKEEDTRERRDYSGSSGGSQQPHDADEAEKSLSTSKHLKKHQQRPTGKKSQFCSDCGKGCTCSSELKIHQRTHTGEKPYSCDQCGKSFTISSSLTSHQRTHTGEKPYSCDQCGRSFTTSSSLTIHQRTHTGEKPYSCDQCGMSFTASSSLTVHQRTHTGEKPYTCDQCGKSFTISSSLTVHQRTHTGEKPYTCDQCGMSFTTSSHLNRHQRTHTGEKPYICDQCGKSLTTSSHLTVHQRTHTGEKPYTCNQCGKSFTQHTSLIVHQRTHTGEKPYTCNQCGKSFTQHTGLIVHQRTHTGENQRTHTGEKSYSCDQCRKRFARSIYLTFHQRTHTLEKYFVCDQCGKRFTRFRYLTIHQRTHTGDKPYSCDQCGKSFSTSGCLTEHQRTHTGQKPYSCNV from the exons ATGCCTCATAGCTCCAGTCTCAAACTTAACCCCGTTCCTGCTGAAG aagaggaggaggaaaaggaggctgttacaatacaaaaacaagtagaag tgaaagaagagaaagacgtttcagttaaAGAGGAGGacacta gagagagacgtgactatagtggatcctctggggggtctcaacaacctcatgatgctgacgaggcagagaagagtctctccacatcaaaacacctcaagaaacaccagcagagacccacagggaagaaatctcagttctgctctgactgtgggaaaggttgcacatgttcatcagaacttaaaatacaccagagaacacacacaggagagaaaccttatagctgtgatcaatgtgggaagagttttactatatCTAGCTCCCTGACTTCACACCagcgaacacacacaggagagaaaccttatagctgtgatcaatgtgggaggagttttactacatcaagctctctgactatacaccagagaacacacacaggagagaaaccttatagctgtgatcaatgtgggatgagttttacggcatctagctctctgactgtacaccagagaacacacacaggagagaaaccttatacctgtgatcaatgtgggaagagttttactatatCTAGCTCTCTGACTGtgcatcagagaacacacacaggagagaagccttatacctgtgatcaatgtggcatgagttttactacatctagccatctgaatcgacatcagagaacacacacaggcgagaaaccttatatctgtgatcaatgtgggaagagtttaactacatctagccatctgactgtacaccagagaacacacacaggagagaagccttatacctgtaatcaatgtggaaagagttttactcagcaTACCAGCCTGATAGTACACCagcggacacacacaggagagaaaccttatacctgtaatcaatgtggaaagagttttactcagcaTACCGGCCTGatagtacaccagagaacacacacaggggagaaccagagaacacacacaggggagaaatcttatagctgtgatcaatgtaggAAAAGATTTGCCAGATCTATCTATCTAACTTtccaccagagaacacacacattaGAGAAATATTTTGTCTGTgaccaatgtgggaagagatttacCAGATTTcgctatctaactatacaccagagaacacacacaggagataaaccatatagctgtgatcaatgtgggaagagttttagtacATCTGGCTGTCTGacagaacaccagagaacacacacaggacagaaaccttatagctgtaatgTATAG
- the LOC139548730 gene encoding zinc finger protein ZFP2-like isoform X4 translates to MPHSSSLKLNPVPAEEEEEEKEAVTIQKQVEGERRDYSGSSGGSQQPHDADEAEKSLSTSKHLKKHQQRPTGKKSQFCSDCGKGCTCSSELKIHQRTHTGEKPYSCDQCGKSFTISSSLTSHQRTHTGEKPYSCDQCGRSFTTSSSLTIHQRTHTGEKPYSCDQCGMSFTASSSLTVHQRTHTGEKPYTCDQCGKSFTISSSLTVHQRTHTGEKPYTCDQCGMSFTTSSHLNRHQRTHTGEKPYICDQCGKSLTTSSHLTVHQRTHTGEKPYTCNQCGKSFTQHTSLIVHQRTHTGEKPYTCNQCGKSFTQHTGLIVHQRTHTGENQRTHTGEKSYSCDQCRKRFARSIYLTFHQRTHTLEKYFVCDQCGKRFTRFRYLTIHQRTHTGDKPYSCDQCGKSFSTSGCLTEHQRTHTGQKPYSCNV, encoded by the exons ATGCCTCATAGCTCCAGTCTCAAACTTAACCCCGTTCCTGCTGAAG aagaggaggaggaaaaggaggctgttacaatacaaaaacaagtagaag gagagagacgtgactatagtggatcctctggggggtctcaacaacctcatgatgctgacgaggcagagaagagtctctccacatcaaaacacctcaagaaacaccagcagagacccacagggaagaaatctcagttctgctctgactgtgggaaaggttgcacatgttcatcagaacttaaaatacaccagagaacacacacaggagagaaaccttatagctgtgatcaatgtgggaagagttttactatatCTAGCTCCCTGACTTCACACCagcgaacacacacaggagagaaaccttatagctgtgatcaatgtgggaggagttttactacatcaagctctctgactatacaccagagaacacacacaggagagaaaccttatagctgtgatcaatgtgggatgagttttacggcatctagctctctgactgtacaccagagaacacacacaggagagaaaccttatacctgtgatcaatgtgggaagagttttactatatCTAGCTCTCTGACTGtgcatcagagaacacacacaggagagaagccttatacctgtgatcaatgtggcatgagttttactacatctagccatctgaatcgacatcagagaacacacacaggcgagaaaccttatatctgtgatcaatgtgggaagagtttaactacatctagccatctgactgtacaccagagaacacacacaggagagaagccttatacctgtaatcaatgtggaaagagttttactcagcaTACCAGCCTGATAGTACACCagcggacacacacaggagagaaaccttatacctgtaatcaatgtggaaagagttttactcagcaTACCGGCCTGatagtacaccagagaacacacacaggggagaaccagagaacacacacaggggagaaatcttatagctgtgatcaatgtaggAAAAGATTTGCCAGATCTATCTATCTAACTTtccaccagagaacacacacattaGAGAAATATTTTGTCTGTgaccaatgtgggaagagatttacCAGATTTcgctatctaactatacaccagagaacacacacaggagataaaccatatagctgtgatcaatgtgggaagagttttagtacATCTGGCTGTCTGacagaacaccagagaacacacacaggacagaaaccttatagctgtaatgTATAG